The nucleotide sequence TACGGACAGAAGTTGCACCGTATTTGTATCATGACACATGTTTATGCACTTGTTTTATGTATTTTTCAACTTTAGGCACCAAGGTGGTCATCCTGTGCAACTTCATGCACCACGGGTGTATTTGTCTCTTCTTTCAATTTGCCCAAAGAATAATGGGTATTTTTTTTGCATGATATTCACCTATTAAACCTTCTTGGAGATGGTGTAAAATAAAAATCATGGCTTGatgctttattttttttctattacaGTTCACCAAGCATATTGGCATCCAAGTGAATTTCAACATCTAGGCATATAGTCATAGATGAGAGGACTGATTAAACGAAAGGTTGCAATAATTTATGATTGAAGAGTTATACTAGTATTGACGCCAATATACAATAGAGTCACTACTTTGATGAAAAGGATGTTACAAAACATCGTATAAGAGCACTTATTTGGTAATTATTCCATGACATATGTTTCATTGCCCCGCAAAAGAAACATATGTTTCACAGTTTTCACTCAACAGTCACATAACACCTCCATTTCACATTTCCACTACACGAAAGAAAAGCAAATTACCAGTgttacctccgtcccaaattaaCATGTCTACATATTTTCGTGTCTCTAGACAAATCTAGAACAAATAATTTAGGACGGAGAGAGTCGTATTTGTTtttcaataataataataaagttgttaaaaAGGCTCTTTGCAATCCTTGATGCCTTGAACGATTCAGTCGTTTGTCGAAATCTTCAGACTATCCAGCAAGTCAATGATTGCTGCCGCCGAGGATCCACCGATCTCCAGTGCATTGGCAGCAATCTCTTGCGCCTTCGTCATCCTCTGCCTGATCTCGTTCCCTTGCTCGGACTCCATGACCAGTCTCACCTTCGCCTCTACCTCCTCCGCTTTCACCATCGCCTCGTCGTAGCCGTTCAAGGCCACCCCAAGTTTCATCTCCTCCACGACGAACACCTTGTTCATCCTCTGCTCCGCGTACATCGGCCAGCACAGCATCGGCACCCCCGCCATGACCGCCTCCAGCGTGgagttccacccgcagtgcgtCACAAACGCTCCAGTCGCCGGGTGCCGGAGCACCTCCACCTGCGGCGCCCAGGACGACAGCACCATTCCGCGTCCCCGTGTTCTGTCCAAGAATCCATCCGGCAGCAGCGCATCCACCGCCGCGTCACCCCGCCCCTCGAACCGCTTCGTCGAGTCGGCTTCCGGCGCGACAGGCGCGCGCACGGCCCAGAGGAACGCGTGACCGCTCTTCTCCAGCCCCACGGCTATCTCATTTAGCTGCTCCGCCGGCACCGAGCTCGCGCTCCCGAAGCAGACGAACACCACGCTCCCCGCCGGCTGCTTGTCCAGCCACACAAGGCATTCGTGATTCGCGTTGCTCCCTCTCTCCTCGCCGACCAATGGGCCGACGCAGAACAGTTTCGGCAGTGACTCGCCGGGGCGGGGAATTCCCTCCTTTATCGCCTTCACGGCGCGGGGCTCCAGCCACTCGAACGTGTTCGACAGAATGCCCTTCGCTCTGGGAAGCTGCTTGAAGAGACCAAGAGTGGTACTGTACTGCCTGTTGTCACGATCGAGCAGGACCTCCGGCAAGTCGGACGCCGGAATTGGGTGAACTCCAGGGAAGTGCAGCAAGGAGCGCCCCATCTCCCCGAAGGAGACGGCGGAGCGCATGACGGGGATATGCAGGAAGGTGGCAAGAGCCGACACGCAAAGGGTGAAGAACACGTAGGCTGGGACACCGAGCTCTGCGGCTGCGTCAAGCCCGTACGCGCAGAAAAAGTCGGTGATGAGAGCCTTCACAGACGGGAGAGACCTCAGAAAGGCGAGGAGGGCGGCGTTGGTGGCGCGGATGTCGGCGATGAGGGTGATGAAAGGGTCGGCGTTGGGATCGGCCGCGTCCTCGGAGCGGGTTGTTGCCGGCGGGAGCAGGTGGAAGCATACAGCAGGGTAGGAGGCAGAGAGGCGGGCAATAGTTTGTGAGGAGTCACCTGTGGACGGAAcatcggcgacggcgacggtgacgggAGCGCCATGTCCGGCGAGGTGATTCGCGAGCTGCGTCATGGGGTGGAGGTGACCCCTGACCATCCATGTGTAGAGCACGACGGTGCTTCCCATAGGTGGTTGTGTTCCTTGCCTACTTTGCAAATTGTGTCACGCAACTGAAGGAGAGAGACTGAGTGGAACTGGCAAACTGAAAAAGAGACTTATAGTGGCTAGCAGGCTAGATATGCTTATCGTGAATTCAGAATCAACCGAGCAGGCCAAGTACTTAATTGATGATACTCATGACAGGCGGCTAGTTTGCTAAACAAAAAGGGAGACAGGCGGCCACAACGAAAATTAAAATTGGTAGTAGTAATGTTTCGCTCTCGCAGGGGACTTAACACTAGTTTTCATAAGAAAACAAAAGGAGAGCATCTTCAACAACAACTCTTCCCCCAATAAATTTTTTCAGTATTGAGAGAGTAGAGAACTCGTTTTGCTTCAACCGCTTTCCTTTCACCAATAAATTAGGGTCTAGCTATATGTAAGTcgcgtgaaaatttattttggataAGTTTAGATTAAAATCCCATCATCgtatttctttcttcttccttaagCTTCTTCCTCCTACAACCATTTCTTCTCTCAAAAAATTAACTTATCGAAATTACAAATTcaacttgttagaataaatccaaggcactccgtcgatcatccgaggaccaagcaatcacacgagcacgacaccaagatttgttaacgaggttcaccgatatggctacatccccacGGCTTGACTACggacgctcctccccgtgacaccgtcacaataccgcacccgccccccgggcgccggcacacgccgccggctctcCCTTGCGcgtctgtgctattatgttggcataggttacatcgtgtgtctatccccgctatatataagaggcctaggatacaagtgtcctattaggacacaactccacatcctatataaacacaatacaactcctagTCTAACTGTAACCTATCTTATACACAATATTCggcacaactctaacaaactccaacttggcgaatattctccaccaccttgaattcgtcaatgcgtcaaacttccatgtacattggacttgagttatcccatgagtaccgctgctactccaaagactccatactGCTCCATATGACTCCATATGcgtcaaaacatttttctagactcaacaacgccagcgattcgatcaagcagggggctcctaagtcggggaagactctgattaccaacttgtaacacccatgatgcggctatatctcccatgtgtcagagcatgacttagaggcataaccgcatagtaggcatgtcgcaagaggggtaatctttacacatcccatgtactgaataagatagggataaagagttggcttacaatcgccacttcacacaatacataaatatagcattacatcatccagaatacaatcaaggtccgactacggaaccaaataaagaaagacaacccctaatgcaatagatccccgatcgccccgactgggctccactactgatcgactggaaacgaaacaacacaacgaacacgatcttcatcgagctcctccttgagctcggttgcgtcacctgcacgattatcatcggcacctgcaactgtttgaagtaatctgtgagtcacggggactcagcaatctcacaccctcgcgatcaagactatttaagcttatgggtaggaaaggtagtgaggtggagctgcagcaagcactagcatatatggtggctaacttacgcaaatgagagcgagaagagaagcaaatcacggtcgtgaactagaagtgatcaagaagtgatcctgaaactacttacgatcaagcataacacaagaaccgtgttcacttcccagactccgccggaaagagaccatcacggctacacacgcggttgattcattttaattaagttaagtgtcaggttttctacaaccggatattaacaaattcccatctgcccataaccgcgggcacgactttcaaaagttcaaaaccctgcaggggtgtcccaacttagcccatcacaagctctcacggtcaacgaaggatattccttctcccaggaagacccgatcagactcggaatcccggttacaagacatttcgacaatggtaaaacaagaccagcaaagccgcccgatgtgccgacaatcccgacaggagctgcacatatctcgttctcagggcaacaccggatgagacatcctacgagtaaaaccaaacctcaagtttcccgaggtggccccgcagtctactcggttcggaccaacacttagagaagcactgaccgggggggggggggtgttaaaataaagatgacccttgagtctgcataacccaagggaaggtgataggttgttagtgcaaatgtaaaaccaaggttgggccttgtgaaagaacatgtggtgcccccatgtttgactttgttccttgcatgtgtttgtatatgttgtgcttccaacttgattatcttgagcaatcaagtatgtgtgtgttggtttgcacatcatgtacgtgtgtgtcatgcgttgagccttttgcatcttgtttatttcttagttggctcttgtgagagattaatggaatatccattatgggggagtgatgtgctttgtgcacttcaCAATTCTATAAAGGTGGGTACATGGGAAATACCACTTAGAattgatattgcaagcttatctagtcactatgtggtatgtcttctcatgagaaattcaaattctaaatagtccattaattatctcttgttggatcctccttttgcctcttgtatgtcctttattggtatcacattatgggggagtaatatgctatgtttatattactagcctagaaaatgtgtacatttgagatattgtcacctagagttgatattgtaaattatcttgttcctaggtggcatgttagctctacaagttgcaatttgcttgtgtttggtgtgaagatgatgttggatatccttgcaatctaccaccgggaattatttccaaatacttcttgtcttttgacaattggtactcacttgtgtggtagaaattattgatcatctttacattagcctttgcttttatttgccttatctcttgcctagtttgtgtcaactcccattgtattccatactTCTTGTGGATCTTGtctatttcttgatcttgtctagtgttttctagatatagtgaaagtggtgatcccaccttgtgcattttgtattcaaatgcaaattctctacaatgcacaatgcttgggggagctatcctatttttcttagaacgctcaccttgtgatccttttcaagtgtgtgttggtggaatgcaaatcgtttcttttggtactttgtgccatcatgaaactttgtagagcagttggtttgtttggaaccattctctctctTGGGAGTTGTACATCTTTCTTtttgtgtatcaatggatatctcattccttgatgtatcgtttaatgatatcctccaagtgatgatttattcatttggtatccttTCTTATCTTGGCatttctttgtcatttggtatcggttcttgaaagtattgagcatgcatattttcttcgtgtagtatctttggcatgctttctttccttgacccaatatataagggaaactccaccaagtctcaaattggatgagatgtgcatgaaattctacTTCatttctatatgcacatatttatgtggagtttgtcctatgtattgttggttctctaactctttggtcccaatgagtttgggtaccattttgtttgtgttgttgttctaggaacaattgaagatgcattggatgctcggctcactcacaaggaaggtggtgtcaccatgtacTTATTGGAGTCAatctaggatgatcaatgaactactatctacctttaattggtatctactacatccttccaatgatatctcggtaacaagtatctattcatgcattcttttcttgcattcaaccttgtgtaggttgcatcttggcatgatattcattccatCGTGTGATACTTGTtttctttctcaaagcatctcaacaatgatctcatgttgctagttgtgatgtctttgatgggggtgtggtaggaattcatttatatacaataagaccatatctagccaagtgctatgcttccaagcaaatatcttattggtatatgtatgacttccttttggatatcttgttccttcgtgttgtaactattttgggtgtacatccttctttgtagatatatatcatcatgatttcgtctacctagaaccttatacacttgagagaaattatatctctagatgatatcctttctttcacgtccaccttgtctttcttatgttatttctttggtggctccgtgaaagcttttgccttgagtgcgtgtcttctttcgttgcatcttgatgcactcttgtgtggtggagattattttcctcatgcttatctttacgaggcttttgcaatcttaattggtatccctcgtcttgatgaggctttcatcttctatcttcaccacgggttgtcacaagcataggttctttatttgcttattagtaagcttgtgaacccatttgctagtggTGTGTTGGAATGATAGGTCTTGCACCAtatgcctcattctttcaagactttattgatgcttaatgatcatccgtacattagtcttctcaagtgcattgccttgactcacacacatccttttggttgagcccattcttaagttgcctcttttatttGTTGCTCAatcatgtgtttgttgcaagttctaggctttgtttcctatatgctcacttgcacttgttataagtttctattgattctgggggagctatgatcctattttgtgcactttgtatccaaatacaaatattcttatgcgtgcacaaatcatggggagcttctctagtttctctagaacactcctttattcatgtggcacgtaggatcattggtctagttggttcaattggtatcttttgatagcttgcttcaatcggtctcttttgattgcttgattgcttgtgtctctcttggttatgtctttgtggcatatcctcctttagcaatcttggtgcctcaatatagttggtctacctccaagtattacctttggatatgtgtatggcattccactctcttgttgagaaatacacaacttttggaggaacaccttttatattggtcttcttagcttttcgcccattttggcaatcgatgccaatgggggagaagtttcagagagttttgtggagaagtctttagagttttctccttgctttggttttgttcctaagcatttgcatctcattcacatgcattattggttgttgcattgcatggtgatgcataattccttatataaactctcttgaaagtgattgtcatcaattaccaaaatgggggagattgaaagaacatgcggtgcccccatgtttggttttggtaattgatgacaatctctatggactaatggttgccttgagttatacttgaaggttttgtccataggcttttcttggagtacatgtgttggtttcaaggagagttggtGTCGACCAAGGCGCTCtccaaggaattatccaaagattggtcatgtgagtgttgagcttattgcaagcatgtcttgaagaagaagattgtgtgatcattcatgtctaccttcaagacatcatccaaatgaagagaattggaaagattaaaggttgatcaagattaagtcaagaatgaatcaagttgatcaacacacaaagcatacaagatgTACTGAGGGTTCAAGTgaccccatggtatggtaagcattgtccattacgctttgctTGCTAACCCATGgttttcgtgagagttctttgtggggttaggtggcgatgtgcaagttcaagtggagcatcatgaagagatcaaatgcttgaagcttgccgtccattatggtaacaatggatttatgaagatgtgccgaagagtggctcacccatagtggagtatgggggagcaatcaactagtcttcactgagccaacacaatcaagaaaggtggtccaacttgaggaagtcaagattgtcatcatctagctcaagtggactatgtgcaagacaaagatctgcccttgataggttttctattttaccggtctcatagtggtagttgcaagaccgggttataggatcgattgccgtactatcaaggggggctctcgatgagtagcttgatcgtatcgttcatagagagctcaaaccattgcatccttgcatcatctttattggttcttgtttggttcttctctttgtgagttttggagcttatggtcatcttggtgacaagctcgagttcataaaaaacggagtccactcgcatcttctatgatgttttcggtgttggaggttttgccggttcttctcggttggaggtttcactactctttttgttaggcatacctcccctgcctcttcttactataagcTACCCTGCCTCTTCTTGGTTTGAGgtttcgctgttttgatgctactcgtcgtcttgtttccaacaagcttgagtttgctcaattcggagctcttatgtagaagttatggcagttcttgtttTCTTGAGAGTGGCTTTTGTCtggtcccagtggtagtaccgcttggtgctctcagccgtagtaccgttgcagtaccgctctactaccgcctcgattttgggtcctgCTCTTTTTGTGTCGGGTTTAGCAGTAGTTGCACGGTAGTAAGGCATGGTAGTAccgcctaagcggtagtaccactccggtcaggcggtagtaccgctactgcattactGCCGTCGTACCTTGCTCTGCCCTGCCTTGTTTGGTCCcatgttctgctcctccagcggtagtaccgctggggtgagcggtagtaccgctcatatgcggtactaccgccccaaggttcatgtgtTGTTGCTCCATTTCCCTGTTttttccgcccgagcggtagtaccgctcgtggagcggtagtaccgctcgtgtgcgggctgagcacataacggttggattttccccctcctataaaagggggtcttcttccccaatgaaccttatcctttgagctcatgttcttcccccattgttgaccttcttcgagcttgctaactctcaatccctccatggattcttgctagtttttgagggaaaagagagaggagatctagatccacatttcgaccaatcactttctcctctatgtgaggggaacctcttggatctagatcttggagttcttggtgttctccttttCGTTCTTcatctcattttcctccctagcatttgttgctttggtgggatttgggagaggacttgggcactctgtgtgcccttgccattgcatttggtgcatcggtttgagttttccacggtgatacgtggaagttacaagttgagaagcttattactcttgggtgcttggtacccttgaacttgttactcttgggtgtttggacaccctagagcttgttcctcttgggtgcttgggcaccctagacggttggtggtgtctggagctcaatcattgtggtgtaaagctccgggcaagcgtcgggttctccaattaggttgtggagatcaccccgagcaatttgacgggtaccggtaaCCGCCTCCAacggttgccaaagtgtacgggttcggtgaccgcccccaagggtttccatttgtacgggttcggtaaccaccctcaagggtcccttagtggaatcacgacatcttgcattgtgcgagggtgtgaggagattacggtggccctagtggcttcttttggagcattgtgcttccacaccgctccaaacggagattagcatccgcaagggtatgaacttcgggatacatcgtcgtctccgcgtgcctcggttatctcttacccgagcccctttacttatgcactttgctttgtgatagccatattgtttcttgtcatatatcttgctatcacatagttgcttatcttgcttagcttaagttgttggtgcacataggtgagcctagttgttttaggttttgtgcttgataaattaatcgctaggtttattccgcatttgttcaagcctaaaccgtaattattttaaaacgcctattcacccccctctagccgacatccacgatctttcaccttgctggaggagttttattcaaagcgaaccatcaaggggttcccataacacccaaccgcgtaag is from Triticum aestivum cultivar Chinese Spring chromosome 3A, IWGSC CS RefSeq v2.1, whole genome shotgun sequence and encodes:
- the LOC123061982 gene encoding anthocyanidin 5,3-O-glucosyltransferase produces the protein MGSTVVLYTWMVRGHLHPMTQLANHLAGHGAPVTVAVADVPSTGDSSQTIARLSASYPAVCFHLLPPATTRSEDAADPNADPFITLIADIRATNAALLAFLRSLPSVKALITDFFCAYGLDAAAELGVPAYVFFTLCVSALATFLHIPVMRSAVSFGEMGRSLLHFPGVHPIPASDLPEVLLDRDNRQYSTTLGLFKQLPRAKGILSNTFEWLEPRAVKAIKEGIPRPGESLPKLFCVGPLVGEERGSNANHECLVWLDKQPAGSVVFVCFGSASSVPAEQLNEIAVGLEKSGHAFLWAVRAPVAPEADSTKRFEGRGDAAVDALLPDGFLDRTRGRGMVLSSWAPQVEVLRHPATGAFVTHCGWNSTLEAVMAGVPMLCWPMYAEQRMNKVFVVEEMKLGVALNGYDEAMVKAEEVEAKVRLVMESEQGNEIRQRMTKAQEIAANALEIGGSSAAAIIDLLDSLKISTND